The genomic segment GGCCAGCTGATCCTGTCCGCGCAGCACCATGGCGGCAATATCGTGATCGAGGTAAGCGACGACGGCGGCGGCCTGAACCGCGAGCGCATCCTGGCCAAGGCGATCCAGAACGGCCTGCCCGTGTCCGAGAACATCAGCGACGAGGAAGTCTGGCAACTGATCTTCGCACCGGGCTTCTCGACGGCCGAAGTGGTCACCGACGTGTCGGGTCGCGGCGTGGGCATGGACGTGGTCAAGCGCAACATCCAGGAAATGGGCGGCCATGTGGAGATCAGCTGCCGTCCGGGCCTGGGCACCACCATCCGCATCGTGCTGCCGCTGACGCTGGCGATCCTCGACGGCATGTCGGTCAAGGTCGGCGAGGAAACCTTCATCCTGCCGCTGAACTGCGTGATGGAGTCGCTGCAGCCCAAGTCCGAGGACATCCATACCGCGGCCAATTCCGATCGCGTCATGCATGTGCGCGGCGAGTACCTGCCGCTGCTCGAGATGCACCGGGTCTTCAACGTCGCCGACGCACTGCAGGAGCCGATGCAGGGGATCGCAGTGATCCTGCAGGCAGAGGGCAAGCGCTTTGCGCTGCTGGTGGACCAGCTCATCGGCCAGCACCAGGTCGTGCTGAAGAACCTCGAAACCAACTACCGCAAGGTGCCATGCATTTCCGCCGCCACCATCCTGGGCGACGGCAGCGTGGCACTGATCGTCGATGTCGGGGCGCTGCAGCGTACCGGCGTGCGCCGGCAGGAACCTGCGCTGGCGCAGTAATCGTCCAACCAAAGGAGAACTAGACATCATGGCCGGCATCGGACAGATCGATACCCCCGGAAGCGAGGCTTCGGGCCAGGAATTCCTGGTCTTCACGCTGGGGACGGAAGAATACGGCATCGACATCCTCAAGGTGCAGGAGATCCGCAGCTACGAGACCGTCACGCGTATTTCCAGCGCGCCCGACTTCATGAAGGGCGTGACCAACCTGCGCGGCGTGATCGTGCCCATCGTCGACCTGCGGTTGAAGTTCCGCCTGGGCAACGTGCGCTACGACCACCAGACCGTGGTGATCATCCTGAACGTGGCGGGCCGCGTGGTGGGCATCGTCGTCGATGGCGTGTCCGACGTGCTCACGCTGACTGGCGACGCCATCAAGCCGGCGCCGGAATTCGGCGTGTCGGTGTCCACCGAGCACCTGACGGGTCTGGCCACGGTCGAGGGCCGCATGCTGGTGCTGATCGACATCGAGCGCCTGATCACCAGCCCGGAGATGGAACTGATCGAAGCCGAGGCCGCCTGAGCGGCGCGCCCCCGCAGCGATCCGCAGCCTGTAGCGTTACCAAGCATTGCCACGCGAACCCATGACGCCCAATCGTACCGCCGCCAGCCTTCTCCAGGGCGCGACCGCCGCCACCGCGACGGCAGCAGCCCTGCGGCGCGACGAGTCGCGCGATTTCCTGCTGACGGAGCGCGACTTCGATAAGATCCGCGCGCTGATCCACCGGCGCGCGGGCATTTCGCTGGGCAGCCACAAGCGCGAGATGGTGTACTCGCGCCTCGCGCGGCGCCTGCGCGCGCTGCAGCTGGCCGACTTCGCCAGCTACCTGGCGATCCTGGATGCGGACGACGCCTCGCCGGAGTGGGAGTACTTCACCAACTCGCTCACCACCAACCTGACGTCGTTCTTCCGCGAGGCGCATCACTTTCCCTTGCTCGCCGAGCACGCCAAGAAGACCGGCAGGCCCTACAGTGTCTGGTGCTGCGCGGCATCGACGGGCGAAGAGCCGTACTCGATCGCGATCACGCTGGCCGAGGCGCTTGGCGACCGGGCGGCGATGGTGCTGGCCACCGATATCGACACGCAAGTACTGGCCAAGGCACGCGCGGGTGTGTACTCGGAAGAACAAGTCGCGCGCCTCTCGCAAGAGCGGCTCAAGCGCTTCTTCCTGAAAGGCACCGGCCAGCGCGCCGGCTCGGTCAAGGTCAAGCCTGACCTCGCGTCCGCCATCACGTTCGAGCCGCTCAACCTGCTCGCGCCTGACTGGGGCATGCGCGAGCGCTTCGACGTGATCTTCTGCCGCAACGTGATGATCTACTTCGACAAGCCGACGCAGGGCCGCATCCTGGAACGCTTTGCGCCCTTGCTCAAGCCGGGCGGGCTGCTGTTCGCCGGCCACTCGGAGAACTTCTCCTACGTCACGCGCGCGTTCCAGCTGCGCGGGCAGACCGTGTACGAACTGGCGTCGGACGCCGCGCGCGCAGGAAGGTCCTGATGCGTACGCCCCATCTGCCGGAAGCCATTGCCACGCGCAAGTACTTTGACCGCGAGTTCGATCGGCAGGCTATCAAGCTGCTGCCGAACGAGTACTACGTGACCGGCGAGGACGTGGTGCTGACAACCGTGCTTGGCTCCTGCGTGGCCGCGTGCATTCGCGACGAGAAGGCCGGCGTTGGCGGCATGAACCATTTCATGCTGCCCGATGACGAGGGCGGCACCGCGGACCGCATGCTGTCCGCGTCGATGCGCTATGGCTGCTACGCACTGGAAGTGCTGATCAACGAGCTGCTCAAGATGGGCGCGCGGCGCGAACGGCTGGAGGCCAAGGTCTTCGGCGGTGGCGCAGTGCTGGCCAACATGACCACGCTGAACATTGGCGACCGCAACGCGGATTTCGTGCTGCGCTACCTGAAGACAGAGGAGATCCGCGTCGCCGCGCAGGACCTGCGTGGCCCGCATGCGCGGCGCGTGAGCTATTTCCCGGTCACCGGCCTGGCTCTGGTGCGGCGCCTGACGCGCCAGGACGACCAGGTCTCGGTGGAGCGCGACGAGCGCGCGCTGGCGCGTGCCATCGCCACGTCCGGCACGGCGCCGGCACGCGGCGGAGAGTTGTTTGCGCGCGCTTCGGCAACGCGCGTGTCCTCCTGAACGAACCGAAAGTACAACAGATATGACTGCCGCCAAGATCAAGGTGCTGTGCGTGGATGATTCCGCGCTGATCCGCAGCCTGATGACGGAGATCATCAACAGCCAGTCCGACATGGAGGTGGTCGGGACTGCCCCGGATCCGCTCGTGGCACGCGAGATGATCAAGCGCCTGAACCCGGACGTGCTCACGCTCGACGTGGAAATGCCTCGCATGGACGGGCTGGATTTCCTCGAGCGGCTGATGCGCCTGCGTCCGATGCCGGTGCTGATGGTGTCATCGCTGACCGAGCGTGGGTCCGAGATCACCATGCGTGCACTGGAGCTGGGCGCGGTGGACTTCGTCACCAAGCCAAAGCTGGGCATCCGCGACGGGCTGATGGAGTACACCGACACCATCGCGGACAAGATCCGCGCCGCGTCGCGCGCACGCGTGCGCCAGGCACAGGTGCCCGAAAGCGGCAAGGCCGCGCCCGCGCCGATCCTGCGCAGCCCGCTGCTGTCGACCGAGAAGCTGATCATCCTGGGTGCGTCGACGGGCGGCACGGAGGCGATCAAGGACTTCCTGATGCCACTGCCGCCGGACAGCCCGGCGGTGCTGATCGTGCAGCATATGCCGGCTGGCTTTACGCGCTCGTTCGCGCAGCGCCTTGACGGTCTGTGCCGCATTACGGTAAAGGAAGCCGAGCACGGCGAGCGCGTGTTGCCGGGCTACGCCTACATTGCGCCCGGCGATTCGCACTTGCGCCTGGCACGCAGCGGCGCCAACTACGTGGCCCACCTGTCGCAGGAAGCGCCGGTCAACCGTCATCGTCCGTCCGTGGACGTGCTGTTCGACTCGGCGGCCGAGCATGGCGGCAAAAACGTGATCGGGGTGATCCTGACCGGCATGGGCAAGGATGGCGCCAAGGGCATGCTGCGCATGCGCGAAGCGGGAGCCTACAACCTGGCACAGGATGAAAGTACCTGCATCGTGTTTGGCATGCCGAAGGAGGCGATTGCCGCTGGCGGCGTGCATGAAGTGGTGCCCCTGCACTCGATGACCCAGCGCGTGATGGCGCGGCTGGCCACCTACGGGACCCGCGCGCAACGGGTCTGAGATAGCGGGTCCGGACCGGACCTGATAAACCAACGACATTCCACCACTGCATCTACCGGAGCCTTCAAAGTGGACAAGAGCATCAAGATCCTTGTGGTCGACGACTTCCCGACCATGCGTCGGATCATCCGCAACCTGCTCAAGGAACTGGGCTTCAACAACGTCGAGGAAGCCGAGGACGGCGCCGCCGGCCTGGAGAAGGCCAAGGACGGCAGCTTCCAGTTCGTGATCTCGGACTGGAACATGCCCAACATGGACGGCCTGAGCATGCTGCAGGCGATCCGCGCCGACGCTGCCATCGGCAAGACCCCCGTGCTCATGGTGACGGCCGAGGCCAAGAAGGAAAACATCATTGCCGCGGCGCAGGCCGGCGCCAACGGCTACGTGGTCAAGCCGTTCACCGCCGCTACGCTGGACGAGAAGATCACGAAGATCTTTGAGAAGCTGGGCGGCTGAAGCCAGGGAGCGCCTCATGACTCCGACTATTCCGAATGATTCCGCCGAGCAGCTGATCCATCGCATCGGCAACCTGACGCGGATGCTGCGCGACAATATGCGCGAGCTCGGCCTCGACAAGGAAATCGAGCGCGCCGCCCAGGCCATTCCCGACGCACGCGACCGCCTGAACTACATCGCGGCCATGACCGAGCAGGCGGCGGAACGCACGCTTAACGCCGTGGAGCTGGCACAGCCGATCCAGTCCGGCCTCGAGCAGCAAGCCGAAGCCCTGGACAAGCGCTGGGACGCGTGGTTCGAAACGCCGGTGGAGCTGGCCGACGCACGCACGCTGGTGCTCGACACCCGCGCCTTCCTGACCGAGGTGCCCAAGCAGGCCCGCGCGACCGGCACGCACCTGCTGGACATCATGATGGCGCAGGACTTCCAGGACCTGACCGGCCAGGTGATCAAGAAGATGATGGACATGATCCGCACGCTCGAGCATGAACTGCTCCAGGTGCTGATCGAGAACGTGCCGAGCGAGCGGCGCACGGAAGTGCAGACGGCCACGCTGCTCAACGGCCCGCAGATCAACCCTGAGGGCAAGGCGGATGTGGTGTCCGACCAGTCCCAGGTGGATGACCTTCTGGCCAGTTTGGGCTTTTGACGGCGCCGCCTGGTTCCTCCCTCTCCCGCAAGCGGGAGAGGGAGCACCCAACTGGTACGGGTAAGGTCCGTCGTTATCTGACGCGTCCTCGCAGCCCGAGCGGTGCGGCTCTCTTCTTCTCGAGCTAAAGTCGGCCTGCACGGCTGCCGTTAACTTCCCGCCGGTGCTCATTTTCCAAACAGCACCGAAATCCCCCGCCTTTTCCCCTGAATGCCCACACGGGCACGCTTCGATAATCCTCGCTGACCCATGGCGGCTATTGCGTGCCGCCCTGACCGTCCTGTCACGGAGCGTGGATGTCCGAAGAAAGCGATCTCGAGAAGACCGAACCCGCCTCAGCCCGGCGCCTCGAAAAGGCGCGCGAGGAGGGGCAGGTCGTTCGCTCGCGCGAGCTGGCCACGTTCATCATGCTGATGACCGGTGTGACCGGCCTGTGGACGCTCGGCGGCGTGCTGGGCCGCACGCTGGACGCAGTCATGCGGCAGTCCCTGCGCTTCGAACCTGCCACCGCGTTCGATACCTCGCGCATGCTGTCGCGCTTCGCGAATGTGATCTGGGAAAGCCTGCTCGCATTCCTGCCCTTGCTGCTGCTGTTCGGCGTGGCTGCCCTGGCGGCGCCGTTGCTGACCGGAGGCTGGACCTTCTCCACCAAGGCGCTGGCGCCCAACTTTGGCCGCATGTCGCCGCTCTCGGGCCTGGGCCGGCTGTTCTCCGAGCATTCGCTGGCGGAACTGATCAAGGCCATCGCCAAGTCCTTGCTGGTTGGCAGTGTCGGCGCCTGGGTGGTGTGGCACCGGTTGCCCGACGCCATCGCGCTGATGAACGCGCCGGTTCAGGAGGCACTGCTGCACATGCTGGACATGGTCCTGCGCTGCTGCCTGCCGGTGGTGCTGTCCCTGCTGATCGTGGCCGCCATCGACGTGCCATGGCAGTTCTGGGAGCACTTCAAGAAGCTGCGCATGAGCAAGGAAGAGGTCAAGCAGGAGAACAAGGAAAGCGAAGGCGACCCGCATATCAAGGGCCGCATCCGCCAGCAGCAGCGTGCCATGGCGCGGCGCCGGATGATGGCGGAAGTACCCAAGGCCGATGTCGTGGTCACCAACCCCACGCACTTCGCCGTGGCGCTGCGCTATGAGGAAGGCCGCATGGGCGCGCCGCGCGTGGTGGCCAAGGGTGCCGACGAAGTCGCCGCGCGTATCCGCGAACTGGCGGCCGAGCACCGCATTCCGCTGATGTCCGCGCCGCCGCTGGCGCGCGCGCTGCACCGGCACGTGGAACTGAACCAGGAAATCCCGGCCGGCCTCTACACCGCCGTGGCCGAAGTCCTGGCCTGGGTCTATCAACTGAAACACTGGCACTACTCGCAGGGCCCGCAGCCGTCGGCGCCCAGCGATCTCCTGGTGCCCGATGAACTAGCCGTTCCGGAAAGCCGCGCATGAACGCTCTGAACTCCCTGTTGAAACTGCCGGGCCTGCGCAACGCCGGCCAGCTGAAGGCGATGACCGGGCCGCTGCTGATCATCATGATCCTCGGCATGATGGTCCTGCCGCTGCCGGCCTTTGTGCTGGACCTGCTGTTCACATTCAATATCGCGCTGGCCATCATGGTGCTGCTGGTCAGCATGTACACGCAGAAGCCGCTCGATTTCGCGGCTTTTCCGGCGGTGCTGCTGTTCACCACGCTGCTGCGGCTGTCGCTCAATGTGGCTTCGACGCGCGTCGTGCTGCTGGAAGGCCATACCGGCCCGGACGCGGCCGGCAAGGTGATCGAGGCATTCGGCCACTTCCTGGTCGGCGGCAACTTTGCGGTCGGCATCGTGGTGTTCGCGATCCTGGTGGTGATCAACTTCATGGTGATCACCAAGGGTGCGGGCCGTATTGCCGAGGTGGGCGCGCGCTTCATGCTGGACTCCATGCCCGGCAAGCAGATGTCGATCGACGCCGACCTGAACGCCGGCCTGATCAACGAAGAGCAGGCCAAGAAACGCCGCGCCGAAGTCGCGCAGGAGTCGGATTTCTACGGCGCCATGGACGGCGCCAGCAAGTTCGTGCGCGGCGACGCCGTGGCTGGCCTGCTGATCATGTTCATCAACGTCGCCGCCGGCATGGTGGTGGGCATGGTCCAGCACGACCTGGACTTCGGCACCGCCGTGCACAACTACACGCTGCTGACCATCGGCGACGGCCTGGTCGCGCAGATCCCGGCACTGGTGATCTCGACCGCGGCCGGCGTGATCGTATCGCGCGTGTCGAACGAGCAGGACGTGGGCGAACAGCTCACAGGCCAGCTCTTTGCCAACCCGCGAGTGCTGTACCTGACCGCCGGCATCATCGGCATGATGGGCATCATTCCCGGCATGCCCCATATCGCCTTCCTGCTGCTGGCCGGCGGCATGTTCTGGGTGGGGCGCCATCTGGCGCGCCGGGCGGTCGCCGCCGAGCAGACCAAGCGGCGCGAGGAGCGCGCGCCTGCGGCCGTCCAGGAATCGACGGAAGCCAGCTGGGACGACGTCACGCTGGTGGATCCGCTCGGCATGGAAGTGGGCTATCGCCTGATCACGCTGGTGGACCGTGCGCAGGACGGCGAGCTGCTCGGCCGCATCAAGAGCATTCGCAAGAAGGTGGCGCAGGAGATCGGCTTCCTGGTGCCGGTCGTGCATATCCGCGACAACCTCGAACTCAAGCCGAACGCATACCGCATCACGCTCAAGGGCGTAGAGATCGGGCGTGGCGAAGCCATGCCGGGCCAGTGGATGGCGATCAACCCGGGGCAGGTCAGCGGCACACTGCCAGGCGCGGTCACGCAGGATCCCGCCTTCGGCCTGCAGGCGGTCTGGATCGACGCCGGCATGAAGGAGCAGGCGCAGGCCTACGGCTACACGGTAGTGGATGCCAGCACCGTGGTGGCCACGCACCTGAACCACCTGATCCACATGCACGCCGCCGAACTGCTGGGCCGCCAGGAAGTGCAGATGCTGCTCGACCGCATTGCCAAGGAAGCGCCGAAGCTGACCGAGGACCTGGTGCCCAAGACCATCTCGCTCACGGCGCTGCAGAAGATCCTGCAGAACCTGCTGGACGAAGGCGTGCCCATTCGCGACATGCGCACCATCCTCGACGTGATTGCCGAGCATGCCCCGAAGATCGGCGACCCTAACGAGCTCACCTCGCTGGTGCGCCAGTCGCTGGGCCGGGCCATCACGCAGCAGCTGTTCCCCAATGGCGCGGACCTGCAGGTGATCGGCCTCGATGCGGGCCTGGAGCGCGTGCTGTCGCAGGCCTTGACCAATGGCGGTGGCATCGAGCCGGGGCTGGCCGATGCCCTGCTGCAGCAGACCCAGGGCGCCGTCGTCCGGCAGGAGCAGATGGGCCTGGATCCGGTGCTGCTGGTGCCGTCGCAGCTGCGGCCGCTGATGGCGCGCTTCCTGCGGCGCACCATGCCGCAGTTGAGGGTGTTGTCCCATGCTGAAGTGCCGGACAACCGCAACATCCGCATTACTGCAATGATCGGCGCGTGAGGAACGCAAGATGAGCGTAGCGAAATTCGTCGCGGCCAACGGCCGTGAAGCCATGCGCAAGGTGCGCGAAGCCATGGGCCCCGACGCCGTGGTGCTGTCCAACCGCACCATCGATGGCGGCGTGGAGATCGTCGCCATGCGCGATACCGATCTCAGTGCCGCATCGGCCGGTGCGCAGGTCTACGTGGCCCCCGAGCCGGTTGTGGCAGCGGCTGAGCCGGCTGCCATCGGTGACCTGCGCGGCGAGCTGCAGTCCATGCGCGCGTTGCTCGAACGCCAGCTGGCGGGCCTGGCTCCGGCGGCCGCTACCGCAGCAGTGGCCGCGGGTGACCCGCTGCGCGAATCGCTGTTCGCGTGGATGGTCGGAGCTGGATTCTCGGCGCAGCTCGCGCGCACGCTGCTGGCGAGGTTGCCGGTGGGCTGCGACCGGCCGGCCGCCATGACATGGATTCGCGCCGAACTCGCCAGCAAGGTGCCTGTGCTCGGCAATGAAGACGCCTTGTTCGACCAGGGCGGCGTGCTAGCGCTGATCGGGCCTACCGGCGTGGGCAAGACCACCACCACGGCCAAGCTCGCGGCGCGCTACGTGCTGCGCCACGGCCCCGAGCGCCTGGCGCTGCTGACCACTGACAGCTTCCGTATCGGCGCGCATGAGCAGCTGCGCATCTACGGCGACATCCTGGGCGTGCCCGTGCACGCGGTGAAGGATGCCGCCGACCTGCGCTTCGCCCTCGCGGCGATGAAGGACAAGCACCTGGTGATCATCGATACCGTCGGCATGAGCCAGCGCGACCGCAACCTGTCCGAGCAGATTGCCATGCTCGCGGGCGTGCAGGCGCCGGTGCAGCGCGTGCTGCTGCTCAACGGCGCCAGCCACGGCGACACACTCAACGAAGTGGTGCATGCCTACCGCCATGACGCCATGCCGGAAGGCGGCGGCGTCGACGGCTGCATCATCAGCAAGCTGGATGAAGCCACGCACCTGGGCTCCGTGCTGGATGTGGTGATCCGCCACCGCTTGCCGGTGTTCTACGTATCCACCGGCCAGCGCGTGCCGGAACACCTCGAACTTGCGAATGGCGCCGCGATGGTCGAGCGCGCCTTTCTCACGCCGCGCCGCGGTTCCGTGTTCGCCGACGCCGACGCCGCGCGCAGGCAGGCAGGCGGCCTGGAGGACGCGCCGGCCCGCCAGGGCGGAGCCGACGACGTGCTGCGTTCGCTGACCGACAGCACGGACGCGCTGAGCCAGTGTGTAAGCGAGCTCAGCGCCGCGCAGCATGGCTTCGACCTGGCACGCCAGCTATGGCAGCAGCGCGCGGCCGATGCGCCCACGCTGCGACCGATGGCGCAGCAGGTGCGCGAGGCCGTCTGCCGCGACGTGAACCGCGAGTGCGACCAGTTCGTGCTGTCGCTGGCCGCCACGCTGCAGGTGCCGGTGCCCGGGCGCCGTGCGCCGCAGTCGATGCTGCATACGCTCTGGCTTGGCGATCGCACCGGCATGCCGCTGGCCGCGACGGTCACGCCTGCCGGCCGCGCCGGCCAGGCCATGGGTGAAGCGGACGCCGAGGCTGCCACGCTGCGCGCCACGCTTGGCGCGGCCCGGCCTGTGGTCCATCTCGTCGATGCGCTGCCGGCGGGTGCTACGCTGGCGCGCTGGCACCAGTCCGGCGAACGCTGGGTGGCCGCCGCGCGCAAGACCGCGCGTGTCCTCTGCGGCGGCTCGGCCTGGAAGCTGGATGCCCTGGCGGACACGCTGACGTTCCACGCCGTGGGCGAAGTCCCGGTGCGCGGCCGCGAAGCCGTGCAGTGGCTGGCAACGGCTGATGTGCGCGTGCCGGAAGGCCCCGTGCGCGGCCGCGGCGCGCCGGAAGGCGGCATCGATGCGCATCTCGTGATCGCGAGGACGGTCGACTACGCCTCGGGCGAGCTGCTCGAGACGCGCTACCTGCTGTGCGATCCGCAACTGTCGGGGCAGGCCGCTCATGTTGCGCGCTGGTCGCTGTGGGCTGACAGCGCTGAAGCCCAGCTCCGCACGCTGCGCCATGCGCTGGATCATTTTGCGCAAGATGGCGAAGGCGCCAGCGCTGCTGGTGGCGGCCTGGCCGCGCTCCAGCTCGGGCTGACCGCACTGCGCCTGGAACACTCGCCGACGGCCACCGCACCGGCCTTCCTGGCTCGCCTGGCAGGCCGGACTGGCACGCGTCAGCCGGGCAGTGCGGCGGTGGCCGGCCCGGTGCTGAACGAAGGCATGGGCCGGCTGCTGGCCTTGCTGGACGTGCTGGAGAACTATCCGGGGCGACAGTCTGTCGACACCGCCGTCACCCCTGACGCCGTCGACAACGCCGATGCCGGTGTTGCCGCCGGTTCCGCGGAACCGGTGGTGCCATCACAGGACGATGCGATGACCGGGCTGCCCCAGCTCATGGCTCCGGGAGTGCCGTCGTGAGTACGCTCGCGATGGACCAGGCGGAGAGCCTGCGACGCATGCTGGCGCCGCGCGTGATGCGCCGGATCGCCGTGGTGGGCAGCGAACAGGGTGCCGGCGCGACCACCATTGCATCGGGCCTGGCGCAGGCATTGGCGATGCAAGGCGAACGCGTGCTGCTCGTCGATGAAGCCACGGCAGGCCACGCCGTGCGGCTCTCTGGCGCGGAACCCGCCGGAACGCTCGCGGACGTGCAGGCGGGACGCCTGACGCTGGAGGCAGCGCTCGGCGTGCGCCCGGCCGGTGCTGTCGCGGTGCTGCCGGCTGGCCAGGCATTGCCGAACGGGGCCCAAACCATGGCTTCGCTGTCCGGCTTTCGCACTGTGCTGCTCGATGCCGCGACGGATGCCGATGGCGCGCTCTCGGCGCTGGCCGGTGCCGCACACAATGTGCTGGTGGTGATGCGCCCGGAGCTGGCCTCGATCACCGCGGCCTATGCCTGCATCAAACGCCTGCACCATCTGTACGCGTGCCGGCATTTTCACCTGATCGTCAACATGGTGGCCACCGAGGCCGCAGTGCAGGCGATTACCGGGAACCTGGCACGCACGGCGCGGCAATACCTGGGCGTCGAGATCAGCAGTGCTGGCTGGCTGCCGGCGGATCCGCTGGTGACCCGCAGCGTGCAGCTCGGGCGCTGCGTGGTCGAAGCCTACCCGGCCGCGCCAGCCACGACCGCGTTGCGCCGGGCCGCCAGTGGTGTCGGCGCATGGCCATTGCGCGCCGAGCCGGCCGCGCCGGCGGCACAAGCAGCCGTGGCGGCCTGACGTCATGACCGTTCGCAACAGACAACGCCCCTGACTCGCCGGCCCACCGCGCGGGCAGGCTTTGCAAGCAAGCATTCACGAGAATTCCACCATGTACACGATCCAGGGAAAGCTCGAACAGGCCGACGTGGTCAAGACCCACGCGCAGCTGGTGCGCCGCATCGCGCTGCAACTGGCCGCCAAGCTGCCGGCCAGCGTGCAGATCGATGACCTGATCCAGGCCGGCATGATCGGCCTGCTCGATGCTGCCAAGCGCTATGAGGACACGCATGGTGCGCGTTTCGAGACCTACGCCAGCCAGCGTATCCGCGGCGCCATGCTCGACGAGGTGCGTGCCAACGACTGGCAGTCGCGCAGCCTGCGCCAGTTCACGCGCCGCATCGAACGCACGCAGCGCGGCCTGGAACAGAAGCTGGGCCGCGCGCCGCTGGATTCGGAAGTTGCGCAGGAACTGGAGATGCCGCTGGGCGAATACCAGACCGTACTCAACGAGGTCTATGGCTGCCAGCTCCTGCACTATGAGGACTTCGAGCGCTCCGGCGAAGAGGACTTCCTCGACCGCCACCTTGGCGTCAGCGAAGACGGCAATCCGCTCACGCACTTGATGGAGAACGGCATGCGCGAAGCGCTGATCCGTGCCATCGACCGGCTGCCCGAGCGCGAAAAGCTCGTGCTGTCGCTGTGCTATGACCAGGAACTCAATTTGCGCGAGATCGGCGCGGTGCTCGAGGTGACCGAATCGCGCGTCTGCCAGATCCGCGGACAAGCCATCACACGCCTGCGCAACCAGTTGCGCGGGCTGCTCTGATGCGTAGCCAGGCGGCCATCGGGCGGGTTGTCATGCATGCCATGGCGGCCGCGCTGGCTGCGGTCGCCACCGATGCGCGGGCGGCACCCGAGGCCGGCACGCGGCATACCTGGAGTGCGTCGGTCAACGGACCGGCGCTGTATGGCCGTGGCCAGCGCACCGTTTCTCCTCCCATCCTGCCGAGCGGCAACCTGCCGCAAGCGGAGGGCGTCATCACCTCGGTACGCTGGCGCTACAGCTTTGTGGGGACACCTCCTGCGGACCTGCAGGCGTATCTTTGCAATGCCCAACGCTGCGTGATGCTGCCGCAGTCGGAGGGCCAGACCGATGCCTTCGATGGCGACGACGCGACGCAGG from the Cupriavidus sp. WKF15 genome contains:
- a CDS encoding chemotaxis protein CheW yields the protein MAGIGQIDTPGSEASGQEFLVFTLGTEEYGIDILKVQEIRSYETVTRISSAPDFMKGVTNLRGVIVPIVDLRLKFRLGNVRYDHQTVVIILNVAGRVVGIVVDGVSDVLTLTGDAIKPAPEFGVSVSTEHLTGLATVEGRMLVLIDIERLITSPEMELIEAEAA
- a CDS encoding CheR family methyltransferase, with protein sequence MTPNRTAASLLQGATAATATAAALRRDESRDFLLTERDFDKIRALIHRRAGISLGSHKREMVYSRLARRLRALQLADFASYLAILDADDASPEWEYFTNSLTTNLTSFFREAHHFPLLAEHAKKTGRPYSVWCCAASTGEEPYSIAITLAEALGDRAAMVLATDIDTQVLAKARAGVYSEEQVARLSQERLKRFFLKGTGQRAGSVKVKPDLASAITFEPLNLLAPDWGMRERFDVIFCRNVMIYFDKPTQGRILERFAPLLKPGGLLFAGHSENFSYVTRAFQLRGQTVYELASDAARAGRS
- the cheD gene encoding chemoreceptor glutamine deamidase CheD; amino-acid sequence: MRTPHLPEAIATRKYFDREFDRQAIKLLPNEYYVTGEDVVLTTVLGSCVAACIRDEKAGVGGMNHFMLPDDEGGTADRMLSASMRYGCYALEVLINELLKMGARRERLEAKVFGGGAVLANMTTLNIGDRNADFVLRYLKTEEIRVAAQDLRGPHARRVSYFPVTGLALVRRLTRQDDQVSVERDERALARAIATSGTAPARGGELFARASATRVSS
- a CDS encoding chemotaxis response regulator protein-glutamate methylesterase: MTAAKIKVLCVDDSALIRSLMTEIINSQSDMEVVGTAPDPLVAREMIKRLNPDVLTLDVEMPRMDGLDFLERLMRLRPMPVLMVSSLTERGSEITMRALELGAVDFVTKPKLGIRDGLMEYTDTIADKIRAASRARVRQAQVPESGKAAPAPILRSPLLSTEKLIILGASTGGTEAIKDFLMPLPPDSPAVLIVQHMPAGFTRSFAQRLDGLCRITVKEAEHGERVLPGYAYIAPGDSHLRLARSGANYVAHLSQEAPVNRHRPSVDVLFDSAAEHGGKNVIGVILTGMGKDGAKGMLRMREAGAYNLAQDESTCIVFGMPKEAIAAGGVHEVVPLHSMTQRVMARLATYGTRAQRV
- the cheY gene encoding chemotaxis response regulator CheY, with protein sequence MRRIIRNLLKELGFNNVEEAEDGAAGLEKAKDGSFQFVISDWNMPNMDGLSMLQAIRADAAIGKTPVLMVTAEAKKENIIAAAQAGANGYVVKPFTAATLDEKITKIFEKLGG
- the cheZ gene encoding protein phosphatase CheZ, with amino-acid sequence MTPTIPNDSAEQLIHRIGNLTRMLRDNMRELGLDKEIERAAQAIPDARDRLNYIAAMTEQAAERTLNAVELAQPIQSGLEQQAEALDKRWDAWFETPVELADARTLVLDTRAFLTEVPKQARATGTHLLDIMMAQDFQDLTGQVIKKMMDMIRTLEHELLQVLIENVPSERRTEVQTATLLNGPQINPEGKADVVSDQSQVDDLLASLGF
- the flhB gene encoding flagellar biosynthesis protein FlhB, with translation MSEESDLEKTEPASARRLEKAREEGQVVRSRELATFIMLMTGVTGLWTLGGVLGRTLDAVMRQSLRFEPATAFDTSRMLSRFANVIWESLLAFLPLLLLFGVAALAAPLLTGGWTFSTKALAPNFGRMSPLSGLGRLFSEHSLAELIKAIAKSLLVGSVGAWVVWHRLPDAIALMNAPVQEALLHMLDMVLRCCLPVVLSLLIVAAIDVPWQFWEHFKKLRMSKEEVKQENKESEGDPHIKGRIRQQQRAMARRRMMAEVPKADVVVTNPTHFAVALRYEEGRMGAPRVVAKGADEVAARIRELAAEHRIPLMSAPPLARALHRHVELNQEIPAGLYTAVAEVLAWVYQLKHWHYSQGPQPSAPSDLLVPDELAVPESRA
- the flhA gene encoding flagellar biosynthesis protein FlhA gives rise to the protein MNALNSLLKLPGLRNAGQLKAMTGPLLIIMILGMMVLPLPAFVLDLLFTFNIALAIMVLLVSMYTQKPLDFAAFPAVLLFTTLLRLSLNVASTRVVLLEGHTGPDAAGKVIEAFGHFLVGGNFAVGIVVFAILVVINFMVITKGAGRIAEVGARFMLDSMPGKQMSIDADLNAGLINEEQAKKRRAEVAQESDFYGAMDGASKFVRGDAVAGLLIMFINVAAGMVVGMVQHDLDFGTAVHNYTLLTIGDGLVAQIPALVISTAAGVIVSRVSNEQDVGEQLTGQLFANPRVLYLTAGIIGMMGIIPGMPHIAFLLLAGGMFWVGRHLARRAVAAEQTKRREERAPAAVQESTEASWDDVTLVDPLGMEVGYRLITLVDRAQDGELLGRIKSIRKKVAQEIGFLVPVVHIRDNLELKPNAYRITLKGVEIGRGEAMPGQWMAINPGQVSGTLPGAVTQDPAFGLQAVWIDAGMKEQAQAYGYTVVDASTVVATHLNHLIHMHAAELLGRQEVQMLLDRIAKEAPKLTEDLVPKTISLTALQKILQNLLDEGVPIRDMRTILDVIAEHAPKIGDPNELTSLVRQSLGRAITQQLFPNGADLQVIGLDAGLERVLSQALTNGGGIEPGLADALLQQTQGAVVRQEQMGLDPVLLVPSQLRPLMARFLRRTMPQLRVLSHAEVPDNRNIRITAMIGA